In a single window of the Deltaproteobacteria bacterium HGW-Deltaproteobacteria-4 genome:
- a CDS encoding energy-dependent translational throttle protein EttA has protein sequence MSIDTKIIYTMVGVNKFYDKKPVFKDIYLSYYYGAKIGVLGLNGSGKSSLLRILAGVDKDFTGQTILSPGYTIGYLEQEPLVDCSKTVREVVEEGVQETVDLLKEFEEINAAFADPDADMEKLCDRQAVVQEKLDHLDAWDLDSRLELAMDALRCPPGDAQVGVLSGGEKRRVALCRLLLQKPDILLLDEPTNHLDAESVAWLELHLQQYAGTVIAVTHDRYFLDNVAGWILELDRGAGIPWKGNYSSWLEQKQDRLRLEDKSEGQRQKTLERELEWIRMSPKGRHAKSQARISSYEKLLGQESEKQEKELELFIPPGPRLGNIVIEAEGVSKAYGDKLLVENMTFRLPPGGIVGVIGPNGAGKSTLFRMIAGQEQPDSGTIRIGETVKLAYLDQSRNLDPHKSIWEEITGGQEQIELGKQLVNSRAYVSRFNFSGSDQQKKVGLLSGGMRNRVHLAKMLKEGANVILLDEPTNDLDVNTMRALEEALENFGGCAVVISHDRWFLDRIATHILAFEGNSVVTWFEGNFSEYEEDKKKRLGAEADRPHRIKYRQLTR, from the coding sequence ATGAGTATCGATACCAAGATTATTTACACGATGGTCGGGGTCAACAAATTTTACGACAAAAAGCCGGTCTTCAAGGATATCTACCTCTCCTACTATTACGGCGCCAAGATCGGCGTCCTCGGCCTCAACGGCTCGGGCAAGAGCTCACTACTGCGCATCCTCGCCGGCGTCGATAAGGATTTCACCGGCCAGACCATCCTTTCTCCCGGCTACACCATCGGCTACCTCGAACAGGAGCCCCTCGTCGATTGCTCCAAGACCGTGCGCGAAGTCGTGGAAGAAGGGGTGCAGGAAACGGTCGATCTCCTCAAGGAGTTCGAAGAGATCAACGCTGCCTTTGCCGACCCTGATGCCGACATGGAGAAGCTCTGCGATCGCCAGGCCGTGGTGCAGGAGAAACTCGATCATCTCGATGCCTGGGACCTCGATTCCCGTCTTGAACTGGCGATGGATGCCCTGCGCTGCCCGCCGGGAGATGCGCAGGTCGGGGTCCTTTCCGGCGGGGAAAAACGTCGCGTCGCCCTTTGCCGCCTGCTACTGCAGAAGCCTGATATCCTCCTTTTAGACGAGCCGACCAATCATCTCGATGCTGAGTCAGTCGCCTGGCTTGAACTCCACCTGCAGCAGTATGCCGGCACGGTCATCGCCGTCACCCATGACCGCTACTTCCTTGACAATGTTGCCGGCTGGATCCTCGAACTCGACCGTGGCGCCGGTATCCCCTGGAAAGGGAACTATTCGTCATGGCTGGAACAGAAACAGGATCGCCTGCGCCTGGAAGACAAATCCGAAGGGCAGCGCCAAAAGACCCTGGAGCGGGAACTCGAATGGATCCGCATGAGTCCGAAGGGCCGCCACGCCAAGAGTCAGGCGCGTATCTCCTCCTATGAAAAACTCCTGGGGCAGGAGAGTGAGAAGCAGGAGAAGGAGCTCGAGCTCTTTATCCCCCCCGGCCCCCGTCTCGGCAACATCGTTATCGAAGCCGAGGGGGTGAGCAAAGCGTATGGCGACAAACTCCTCGTCGAGAACATGACCTTCCGTCTCCCCCCCGGCGGCATCGTCGGCGTCATCGGCCCGAACGGCGCCGGCAAATCGACCCTCTTTCGCATGATCGCCGGCCAGGAGCAGCCCGATTCCGGCACCATCCGCATCGGCGAGACCGTCAAGCTCGCTTATCTCGACCAGAGTCGCAATCTCGACCCTCACAAATCGATCTGGGAAGAGATCACCGGCGGTCAGGAGCAGATCGAACTCGGCAAACAGCTGGTCAACTCCCGTGCCTACGTCTCGCGCTTTAACTTCTCCGGCTCCGACCAGCAGAAGAAGGTCGGCCTCCTCTCCGGCGGCATGCGCAACCGTGTCCATCTTGCCAAGATGCTCAAAGAAGGGGCGAATGTCATCCTCCTCGACGAACCGACCAACGATCTCGACGTCAACACCATGCGGGCGCTGGAAGAAGCGCTGGAGAACTTCGGCGGCTGCGCGGTCGTCATCAGCCATGACCGCTGGTTCCTCGACCGCATCGCCACCCACATCCTCGCCTTTGAAGGGAATAGTGTCGTCACCTGGTTTGAAGGGAACTTTTCGGAGTACGAAGAGGACAAGAAGAAACGCCTCGGCGCCGAAGCCGACCGCCCGCATCGCATCAAATATCGGCAGCTAACCCGCTGA
- a CDS encoding CCA tRNA nucleotidyltransferase: MTNLPIILPRAEHHISRKQFDEMTLKVLYRLRGQNFKAYLVGGCVRDLLLNRIPKDFDVATDATPSQVKKLFRNCFLVGRRFRLAHIRFGSEVVEVATFRRHAHADDLPEDPADHHHFRENVFGTPEEDASRRDFTINALFYDIDSFAIIDYVGGLRDLAERRIRMIGDPLIRYQEDPVRMLRALEFAARLDFTLDSATYDGILQCAPLVATAAPARVREELQNLFRYGIAGAVLRSASETQLLAPLLGGYQADETTLRLLDASDQRTAQGEPAASEGFALALLFASAFVQKSSKYQTLSEALPLSSTLLAGHCEHFHIASGIRHQARELLLALFRYLRGPGQRGEKRFLVHAAAQPGFELFRLYLTASGEGDELLNRWQQHLERHRQPDAKLADGAEPPKGPRKRKRRRGGKKRLAAPATE; encoded by the coding sequence ATGACCAACCTGCCCATTATCCTCCCCCGCGCCGAGCACCACATTTCCCGTAAACAGTTCGACGAAATGACCCTGAAAGTCCTGTACCGTCTGCGCGGTCAGAATTTTAAAGCTTATCTTGTCGGCGGCTGTGTACGCGATCTCCTCCTCAACCGCATCCCCAAAGATTTCGATGTGGCGACTGATGCCACCCCGAGCCAGGTCAAGAAACTCTTCCGCAACTGCTTCCTGGTTGGCCGCCGCTTTCGTCTGGCTCATATCCGTTTTGGCAGCGAAGTCGTCGAGGTCGCCACCTTTCGCCGCCATGCTCACGCCGATGATCTCCCCGAAGATCCTGCTGACCACCATCATTTTCGCGAGAATGTTTTCGGCACCCCGGAGGAAGACGCTTCCCGCCGCGACTTCACCATCAACGCCCTCTTTTACGATATCGATTCCTTTGCCATCATCGATTATGTCGGTGGTCTGCGCGATCTTGCCGAACGCCGCATCCGGATGATCGGCGATCCCCTGATCCGCTACCAGGAAGATCCGGTGCGGATGCTGCGCGCCCTCGAATTTGCCGCCCGCCTCGACTTCACCCTCGATTCCGCCACTTATGACGGTATTCTACAGTGCGCACCACTGGTCGCGACGGCGGCGCCAGCCCGGGTGCGGGAAGAATTGCAGAATCTCTTTCGCTACGGCATCGCCGGAGCGGTGCTGCGCAGTGCCAGCGAGACACAACTTCTGGCACCGCTTTTGGGCGGCTATCAAGCGGATGAAACGACTCTGCGCCTGCTCGACGCCAGCGATCAGCGCACCGCGCAGGGGGAGCCGGCTGCCAGCGAAGGCTTTGCCCTCGCCCTCCTCTTTGCCTCGGCCTTTGTGCAAAAGAGCAGCAAATACCAAACTCTCAGCGAAGCCCTCCCCCTCTCTTCGACCCTCCTCGCCGGCCACTGCGAACATTTCCATATCGCCAGCGGCATTCGCCATCAAGCACGCGAACTCCTTTTGGCCCTCTTCCGTTATCTGCGCGGACCGGGACAACGTGGCGAAAAGCGTTTTCTCGTCCATGCCGCGGCGCAGCCCGGTTTTGAGCTCTTCCGCCTTTATCTCACCGCCAGCGGCGAAGGGGACGAACTGCTCAACCGCTGGCAGCAGCACCTGGAACGGCACCGACAACCGGACGCGAAACTGGCCGACGGCGCAGAACCGCCCAAAGGCCCACGCAAAAGAAAGCGCCGGCGGGGCGGCAAGAAACGCCTTGCAGCACCGGCGACAGAATAG
- a CDS encoding AAA family ATPase, which yields MAQHEREAILRLFDTLDREHLSGKHEALQLAIITLLCGGHLLLEDRPGLGKTTLALALARATGLLFGRVQCTSDLLPSDITGLSILDRAANDFRFIPGPIFCNILLVDELNRAMPRTQSALLEAMEERCVTVEGVTHRLPEPFMVIATQNPGEQVGTFPLPESQLDRFLITTGIGYPSAEIERQIIAGGSIRDDLKQIEPLITHEELLSSRKAAQKEVHLAPEIIDYIHRIAVATRSGAMVSAGISPRGAIALAQSARACAWLQGRDHVIPEDIQAMLLPVGAHRLILRPEHEGINKREVLSSLVRTLPVPR from the coding sequence ATGGCGCAACATGAACGGGAGGCGATCCTCCGCTTGTTTGACACCCTTGATCGCGAGCATCTCTCCGGCAAGCATGAAGCTTTACAGTTAGCAATCATCACCCTCCTTTGCGGCGGCCACCTCCTTCTGGAAGATCGTCCCGGCCTCGGCAAGACCACTCTGGCCCTGGCACTGGCCCGCGCTACCGGCCTCCTCTTCGGACGGGTGCAGTGTACCAGTGATCTCCTCCCCTCCGATATTACCGGTCTGTCGATCCTCGATCGTGCTGCCAATGATTTCCGCTTCATTCCCGGTCCGATCTTTTGCAATATCCTTCTGGTCGACGAACTCAATCGTGCCATGCCCCGCACCCAGAGCGCTCTTCTTGAAGCGATGGAGGAGCGCTGTGTCACCGTTGAAGGGGTGACGCACCGGCTCCCCGAACCCTTTATGGTCATTGCTACCCAGAATCCCGGCGAGCAGGTCGGCACCTTCCCTCTTCCCGAGTCACAGCTCGACCGCTTCCTCATCACCACCGGCATCGGCTATCCCTCCGCCGAGATCGAGCGCCAGATCATCGCAGGCGGCAGTATCCGCGATGATCTGAAACAGATCGAGCCTCTGATTACGCATGAGGAGCTCCTGTCCAGTCGCAAGGCGGCACAGAAGGAGGTGCATCTGGCGCCGGAGATCATCGATTACATTCACCGTATTGCTGTTGCCACCCGCAGTGGGGCTATGGTCAGCGCCGGGATCTCGCCGCGTGGCGCCATTGCTCTTGCCCAGAGTGCCCGCGCCTGCGCCTGGCTGCAGGGGCGCGATCATGTTATCCCCGAAGATATTCAGGCGATGCTGCTGCCGGTCGGCGCCCATCGTCTTATCCTGCGCCCCGAACATGAGGGGATCAACAAACGCGAGGTGCTGTCATCGCTCGTCCGCACTCTTCCGGTTCCCCGCTAA
- a CDS encoding GGDEF domain-containing protein, giving the protein MPARKMNPVMPFNEKLKTKTRHNHDSLLRLLVTTAIISLAVIIVISGSGFYRVFSGFVIKSAEQNSIHLCEMIIDLQKEFIFTPSGDDSIQLGLADQDLAEFDRNLRRTVAHFNILKVKIYDVEKRIVYCTEPSLIGKVDDTNKRLARALSGEVDAKIVTKEKASDLKGEALLDVDVVETYVPIASLDHRVLGSFEIYMDVTPYRDQIRQGATITTLLMALVMAGVFGFSYRLIRGGTSQLKEAQSQLETIARTDPLTGIANRGYLLQRAEEEFTRVVRERSSPKLCGASLSCIMIDIDHFKEINDTKGHLAGDLILKEVAERFHSSFRPYDLSGRYGGEEFAAFMPNTTIEQSMTIAQRIQDRMRSQAFSVNGESVIITVSLGLARIHDADTSLTDLIKRTDDALYRAKAGGRDQIAWDPETVPLAS; this is encoded by the coding sequence TTGCCCGCCAGAAAAATGAATCCCGTCATGCCGTTCAATGAAAAGCTCAAGACCAAGACCCGCCACAATCACGACAGCCTGCTGCGCCTTCTGGTAACGACTGCAATCATATCGCTAGCCGTTATTATCGTCATAAGCGGTTCCGGCTTTTATCGCGTCTTTTCCGGTTTCGTCATAAAAAGCGCCGAACAGAACTCCATTCACCTGTGTGAGATGATCATCGACCTGCAGAAGGAGTTCATCTTTACTCCATCCGGGGATGACAGCATACAACTGGGGCTCGCGGATCAGGACCTGGCAGAGTTCGACCGCAATCTCCGCCGGACTGTTGCCCACTTCAACATCCTCAAGGTGAAGATCTACGATGTTGAAAAACGCATTGTTTATTGCACCGAGCCATCCCTAATCGGCAAGGTGGACGACACCAACAAGAGACTTGCCAGAGCCCTGTCGGGGGAGGTCGATGCCAAGATAGTCACCAAGGAAAAGGCCTCGGACCTGAAAGGCGAAGCCTTGCTGGACGTTGACGTCGTAGAGACCTATGTCCCCATCGCCAGTCTTGATCATCGCGTGCTCGGCAGTTTCGAAATCTACATGGACGTGACCCCCTATCGCGACCAGATTCGCCAGGGGGCCACAATCACAACTCTGCTCATGGCTTTGGTCATGGCCGGGGTATTCGGTTTTTCCTATCGGCTGATCCGGGGTGGCACCTCCCAGCTCAAGGAAGCCCAGTCACAGCTTGAAACGATTGCCAGAACCGATCCCCTCACCGGTATCGCCAACCGGGGATACCTGCTGCAACGGGCGGAAGAGGAGTTCACCAGGGTTGTCCGTGAAAGGAGTTCTCCGAAGCTCTGCGGTGCATCCCTCAGCTGTATCATGATCGACATCGACCACTTCAAGGAGATCAATGACACCAAAGGCCATCTGGCTGGAGACCTGATTCTCAAAGAGGTCGCAGAGCGTTTCCACTCCAGCTTTCGCCCCTATGACCTTTCCGGAAGGTACGGCGGCGAGGAGTTTGCCGCGTTCATGCCCAATACCACCATTGAGCAGAGCATGACCATTGCCCAGCGGATTCAGGACCGGATGCGCAGCCAGGCCTTCTCGGTGAATGGTGAATCGGTGATAATCACTGTGAGCCTCGGCTTGGCGCGGATCCACGATGCCGACACAAGTCTGACCGACCTGATCAAACGGACCGACGACGCCCTTTACCGGGCCAAGGCAGGCGGCCGTGACCAGATAGCGTGGGATCCGGAGACTGTTCCTCTGGCATCCTGA
- the trpS gene encoding tryptophan--tRNA ligase, translated as MRVLSGIQPSGSLHLGNYFGMMKKMIDHQENEDLFCFIANYHAMTSVSDGKALAKGTMEAAVNFLALGMDPEKSTFWVQSDLPEVQELTWILSNFTPMGLLERCHSFKDKTTRGIAANHGLFAYPVLMAADILLFQSEKVPVGKDQKQHVEVTRDIAIKINNAYGDIFTLPEPEIDEDVATVPGTDGQKMSKSYGNAIDLFTEEKALRKQVMRIVTDPTPVEAEKDPDQCNVYKIYRLFLTKAENDALRRRYLAGGLGYGTVKEELFVTIRDYFAPYAARRAELLADPEGVRRILAAGADKARSVARKTMFKVRKKAGLTY; from the coding sequence ATGCGCGTCCTTTCCGGCATCCAACCGTCCGGCTCCCTTCATCTCGGCAACTACTTCGGGATGATGAAGAAGATGATCGATCATCAGGAGAATGAAGACCTCTTCTGTTTCATCGCCAACTATCACGCCATGACTTCAGTGAGCGACGGTAAGGCTTTAGCGAAAGGGACGATGGAAGCGGCGGTCAACTTTCTCGCGCTGGGAATGGATCCGGAGAAGAGTACCTTCTGGGTGCAGTCCGACCTCCCCGAGGTGCAGGAGTTGACCTGGATCCTCTCCAACTTCACACCGATGGGACTTCTCGAGCGCTGCCATAGCTTTAAAGACAAAACAACGCGCGGTATTGCCGCCAATCACGGCCTCTTTGCTTATCCGGTCCTAATGGCTGCCGACATCCTCCTCTTTCAGAGCGAAAAGGTGCCGGTCGGCAAGGATCAGAAACAGCACGTCGAAGTCACCCGTGATATCGCCATCAAGATCAACAATGCCTATGGCGACATCTTCACCCTGCCGGAACCTGAGATCGACGAAGATGTAGCGACCGTCCCCGGCACCGACGGCCAGAAGATGAGTAAGAGTTACGGCAATGCCATCGATCTCTTTACCGAAGAGAAAGCTCTGCGCAAACAGGTGATGCGGATCGTCACCGACCCGACCCCGGTCGAAGCGGAAAAAGATCCGGATCAATGCAATGTTTACAAAATCTATCGTCTCTTTCTGACCAAAGCAGAGAACGACGCATTGCGCCGTCGCTACCTTGCCGGCGGACTCGGTTACGGGACCGTCAAAGAAGAGCTCTTCGTCACCATCCGTGACTACTTTGCTCCCTACGCGGCTCGCCGTGCCGAGCTCCTCGCCGACCCGGAAGGGGTGCGGCGCATCCTCGCCGCCGGCGCCGACAAGGCCCGCTCCGTCGCCCGCAAGACCATGTTCAAAGTGCGTAAAAAAGCCGGCTTAACTTATTGA
- a CDS encoding L,D-transpeptidase: protein MTISLHQHSAASTKGPNRFRREASGTKPPRRPRKLLLLVGLLLVLFAALLFFGLVLYGSHLAEQQPAAKASALAGKPAPTDPDKLQKANATLTKRLAALAAKPDEPYIVVDSALNRVYWWQNGVVLREMIASCGTGNILEDPASGRKWVFETPRDERKVWMKKAAPVWMKPDWAFIEEGEEIPKDGSGRAEPGVMGDYAVAIGDGYYLHGTLYKRLLGRNVSHGCVRLGDDDIEFIYKTAKIGTRVILF from the coding sequence ATGACAATATCATTGCATCAGCACTCCGCGGCCTCAACTAAAGGCCCAAACCGCTTCCGCCGCGAAGCGAGCGGGACAAAACCGCCCCGGCGCCCCCGCAAGCTCCTTTTACTGGTGGGCCTCCTCCTGGTTCTTTTCGCCGCACTCCTCTTTTTCGGCTTGGTCCTTTATGGCAGTCACCTGGCAGAACAGCAGCCGGCGGCAAAAGCCTCGGCCCTGGCTGGAAAGCCGGCGCCGACCGATCCTGACAAACTCCAAAAAGCCAACGCAACTTTGACGAAAAGGCTGGCGGCCCTTGCGGCCAAACCGGATGAACCGTATATTGTTGTCGATTCCGCCCTCAACCGGGTTTACTGGTGGCAAAACGGGGTGGTTTTACGGGAAATGATCGCCTCCTGCGGCACCGGCAATATCCTGGAAGATCCGGCGTCGGGGCGTAAATGGGTCTTTGAAACTCCTCGCGACGAACGTAAAGTCTGGATGAAAAAGGCCGCGCCGGTTTGGATGAAGCCTGACTGGGCCTTTATCGAAGAAGGGGAGGAGATCCCTAAAGACGGTTCAGGACGAGCTGAGCCCGGCGTCATGGGTGATTATGCCGTTGCCATCGGTGATGGCTACTATCTGCATGGCACCCTTTACAAACGCTTGCTCGGCCGCAACGTCTCACACGGCTGTGTTCGCCTTGGTGACGACGATATAGAATTTATTTACAAAACAGCAAAAATCGGGACGCGGGTTATACTTTTCTGA
- a CDS encoding DNA-binding response regulator: protein MSIKILVVDDEPLQREILKTILSGEGYETETAESAEVALAMLKKLDPEVILTDLQMTGMGGLEFLQSLPEKSVPPAVIVITAHGTISSAVEAVRLGAADYLTKPVDKEKILFAVQKASERSRILKENLRLRTELFSRFKIDGIVGVSPRIRQIVDVLRRVADSSSTIMIRGESGTGKELIARAVHYNSPRCARPFTALNCAAIPENLFESELFGYEAGAFTGATGRREGLIEATQGGTLFLDEVGDMPLTMQSKLLRVLQDREIRRIGGKETIHVDLRILSATNKNLEEEVEKGTFREDLYYRLNVVFIEMPPLRERCEDIPDLVATFVRKYNQEFGRRVNDVSREALKALVEYRWPGNVRQLEAVIERSVLLSDGGTLTLDDIGGLLVGRKTINPLGVDLPEEGLDFEALEKDLLQKALQRTGGVASKAAKLLKMSYKTFLYRIEKFGLKAEKDE from the coding sequence ATGAGTATCAAGATATTGGTTGTGGATGATGAACCGTTGCAGCGGGAGATCTTAAAAACCATCCTTAGCGGCGAAGGATATGAAACCGAGACGGCGGAATCGGCGGAAGTCGCTTTGGCGATGCTGAAAAAACTCGATCCGGAGGTCATCCTCACCGATCTGCAGATGACAGGGATGGGCGGTCTCGAATTCCTTCAATCTCTGCCGGAAAAATCGGTGCCGCCGGCGGTCATCGTCATTACCGCTCACGGCACCATCTCTTCGGCGGTGGAAGCGGTCCGCCTCGGCGCCGCTGATTATCTGACCAAACCGGTCGACAAGGAAAAAATCCTCTTTGCGGTGCAGAAGGCCTCGGAACGGAGCAGAATCCTCAAAGAAAATCTGCGCTTGCGGACTGAACTCTTCAGTCGTTTCAAGATTGACGGCATCGTCGGCGTCTCACCCCGCATCCGGCAAATCGTCGATGTTCTGCGTCGCGTTGCCGACTCCTCCTCGACGATCATGATCCGTGGTGAAAGCGGCACCGGCAAAGAGTTGATCGCCCGCGCCGTCCATTACAACAGCCCCCGCTGCGCCCGCCCCTTTACGGCGCTAAATTGTGCGGCGATCCCGGAAAATCTCTTTGAAAGCGAACTCTTTGGCTATGAAGCCGGCGCCTTTACCGGCGCCACCGGCCGTCGCGAGGGTTTGATCGAAGCCACACAAGGGGGGACGCTCTTTCTTGATGAAGTCGGCGACATGCCGCTGACCATGCAGTCAAAACTGCTGCGCGTCCTGCAGGATCGTGAGATTCGCCGCATCGGCGGCAAGGAGACGATCCACGTTGATCTGCGCATTTTGTCGGCGACCAACAAGAATCTCGAAGAAGAGGTGGAGAAGGGGACTTTTCGCGAAGACCTATACTACCGCCTCAATGTCGTCTTCATTGAAATGCCGCCCTTGCGCGAACGCTGCGAAGACATCCCTGATCTCGTCGCCACCTTTGTGCGCAAATACAACCAGGAATTTGGACGTCGGGTCAACGATGTCAGCCGCGAAGCGCTCAAGGCCCTGGTCGAATATCGCTGGCCGGGGAATGTCCGGCAACTCGAAGCGGTCATTGAACGCTCCGTCCTCCTCAGTGACGGCGGCACCTTGACTCTCGATGACATCGGCGGTCTGCTGGTCGGCCGCAAGACCATCAACCCCCTCGGCGTCGATCTCCCGGAAGAGGGTCTTGATTTTGAAGCATTGGAAAAAGATTTATTGCAAAAGGCGCTGCAGCGGACGGGCGGCGTCGCCAGTAAAGCGGCCAAGCTCTTGAAGATGAGCTACAAAACCTTCCTTTACCGGATCGAAAAGTTTGGCCTCAAGGCAGAGAAGGACGAGTAA
- a CDS encoding 5,10-methylenetetrahydrofolate reductase, translating into MPRLCVELVPRDSLALERELEIIHELCPAVQTINIPDLLQFPLRSWEGCALAQRWFPATIPHLRAIDFDLEKPLAIAETLRQHKISEVLVISGDKPLDMSRRSYRTTSCELIRALKKALPALKVYAGIDPYRSAIREELDYVRLKCEAGADGFFTQPFFDLRYMEIYYDLLAGLDLYWGVCPVLSEKSRDYWENRNQAFFPPDFRHELTWNRDFARKSLDFSARTGANLYFMPIRANLQAYLGDLLR; encoded by the coding sequence ATGCCCCGACTTTGTGTTGAACTCGTCCCCCGCGATTCCCTTGCGCTGGAGCGGGAGCTTGAAATTATTCACGAGCTCTGCCCGGCCGTGCAGACCATCAACATCCCTGATCTCCTGCAATTTCCGTTGCGCAGCTGGGAAGGCTGTGCTCTGGCGCAACGCTGGTTTCCGGCGACGATCCCGCATCTGCGCGCCATCGATTTTGATCTTGAAAAGCCGCTGGCAATTGCCGAAACCCTCCGCCAACACAAGATCAGCGAGGTCCTAGTCATCAGCGGTGATAAGCCCCTCGATATGTCGCGGCGCTCCTACCGTACCACGTCTTGCGAACTGATTCGGGCTTTAAAGAAAGCCCTTCCCGCCCTTAAGGTCTATGCCGGCATTGATCCCTATCGTTCGGCCATCCGCGAGGAGCTCGATTATGTCCGCTTAAAGTGTGAGGCCGGCGCCGACGGCTTCTTTACCCAGCCTTTTTTCGATCTGCGTTATATGGAGATCTACTACGACCTCCTCGCCGGTCTTGACCTTTACTGGGGGGTCTGCCCGGTCCTGAGTGAGAAGAGTCGTGACTACTGGGAGAACCGTAATCAGGCCTTCTTTCCCCCTGATTTTCGTCACGAGCTGACCTGGAATCGCGATTTTGCCCGAAAATCCCTGGATTTCTCCGCCCGCACCGGCGCCAATCTCTATTTTATGCCGATCCGCGCCAATCTGCAGGCCTATCTCGGCGATCTTCTGCGCTGA